The following are from one region of the Stanieria cyanosphaera PCC 7437 genome:
- a CDS encoding helix-turn-helix domain-containing protein — translation MSPKKLTKEDKQEILNLYRHSEATTSTLATRYGVSSSTISRFLKNNLSATEYEDLIQQKRLARTPGKTDFLQEQIPIELDQQTKPDQTQKNLPIINHSETIELEKPPIKISATAEETDFSIARQDKFDNLDVEKLSTPTNQVSELEQEIDDANMIALGEMFGDDIADLDDLEDEDDDLEDDEEDWESETETERQISYPYANSGNAKIKILPLSAASFPKICYIVVDRSAELIARPLENFADLGKIPKEEFQQQTLPIFDNHRVARRFSHRRERVIKVPDGRMLQKTSHYLQAKGITRLLIDGQIYSLSTT, via the coding sequence ATGAGTCCGAAAAAATTGACCAAAGAAGATAAACAAGAAATTTTAAATTTGTACCGCCATTCGGAAGCGACAACCTCAACTTTAGCTACTCGTTACGGTGTCAGTAGTTCAACTATTAGCCGTTTTCTCAAAAATAATCTTTCTGCTACCGAGTATGAAGATTTAATTCAACAAAAACGTTTGGCTCGCACTCCCGGCAAAACTGATTTTCTTCAAGAGCAAATTCCAATCGAGCTAGATCAACAAACTAAACCAGATCAGACTCAAAAAAATTTACCTATTATTAATCATTCTGAAACAATTGAGCTAGAAAAGCCACCCATTAAAATTTCAGCTACTGCTGAGGAAACAGATTTTTCAATTGCTCGGCAAGATAAGTTTGATAATCTTGATGTAGAAAAATTGTCCACACCGACCAATCAGGTATCAGAACTCGAACAAGAAATTGATGATGCAAACATGATAGCTTTAGGTGAAATGTTCGGAGATGATATTGCCGACCTTGACGACTTGGAAGATGAAGACGATGACTTAGAAGATGACGAAGAGGATTGGGAAAGCGAAACAGAAACAGAAAGACAAATTAGCTATCCTTATGCCAACTCTGGAAATGCTAAAATCAAAATCTTACCTTTGTCAGCAGCTTCTTTTCCTAAAATTTGCTACATTGTAGTTGATCGCTCGGCAGAATTAATTGCTAGACCTCTAGAAAATTTTGCAGATTTGGGTAAAATTCCCAAAGAAGAATTTCAACAACAAACTTTACCTATATTTGATAACCACCGTGTGGCAAGACGATTTTCTCATCGCAGAGAACGTGTAATTAAAGTTCCTGATGGTCGAATGTTACAAAAAACCTCTCATTATTTACAAGCCAAAGGAATTACTAGACTGCTAATAGATGGGCAAATTTATTCTTTATCAACTACATAA
- a CDS encoding sodium/glutamate symporter, translated as MFKLLDVFFAFVMLGILILIARFIKHKVKLFQTLYLPESIIAGAIALLLGPGVFGAIAMATGTAENAYLAGGLFPETMREVWSQSPGVFINIVFAALFLGETIPNPKDIWRKTAPQVAFGQTLAWGQYVIGIALAILVLVPLFNVSPISGALIEIAFEGGHGTAAGMSETLTQLNFAEGGDLALGLATVGIVSGILFGTALAHWGRQKGYLQTEPTPVRSGDAQFQETAPIEDHRFLQRKARLMRNLLIDPLSLNFGFTGLAIVIGWLILQVLTWIESISWGRGGFELIGAVPLFPMTLIGGIIIQLVMKRLGLECLIERRLQERIAGVALDVVVITALASINLTVLGANLGVFLILSIAGIVWNVLAFIYLAPRILPVYWFERGIGDMGQSMGVTATGILLIRMVDAENRTGAFESFAYKQLFFEPIVGGGLFTAAAPALILQFGSGSILLLTTGLLIFWLVFGLINCQRTKKQMAREAQSSYAETSIVR; from the coding sequence ATGTTTAAACTGCTTGATGTCTTTTTCGCGTTCGTCATGTTGGGGATTTTAATCCTCATAGCAAGATTTATCAAACATAAAGTTAAACTTTTTCAAACACTTTATCTTCCCGAATCAATTATTGCAGGTGCGATCGCTTTATTACTAGGGCCTGGGGTGTTTGGTGCGATCGCCATGGCTACAGGAACAGCAGAAAATGCTTATCTAGCTGGTGGTTTATTTCCTGAAACCATGAGAGAAGTTTGGTCACAATCACCTGGAGTCTTTATCAATATTGTTTTTGCTGCTCTATTTTTAGGCGAAACGATTCCTAATCCCAAAGATATTTGGCGTAAAACTGCACCTCAAGTAGCCTTTGGGCAAACTCTTGCTTGGGGACAATACGTGATTGGGATTGCCTTAGCAATCTTGGTACTTGTTCCTCTTTTCAACGTTAGTCCGATTAGTGGTGCTTTAATTGAAATTGCTTTTGAAGGGGGTCATGGTACAGCAGCAGGGATGTCGGAAACTCTTACTCAATTAAATTTTGCTGAAGGAGGAGACTTAGCCCTCGGTTTAGCAACTGTCGGCATTGTCTCAGGAATTCTGTTTGGTACGGCTTTAGCTCATTGGGGTCGTCAAAAAGGTTATCTTCAAACTGAACCAACTCCTGTACGAAGTGGTGATGCTCAATTTCAAGAAACTGCACCGATAGAAGATCACCGCTTTTTACAAAGAAAAGCAAGATTGATGCGCAATTTATTAATCGATCCGCTTTCACTCAACTTTGGTTTTACAGGATTAGCAATAGTAATTGGTTGGTTAATTTTACAAGTTTTAACCTGGATTGAATCAATTTCTTGGGGAAGAGGAGGTTTTGAATTAATTGGTGCTGTACCGCTTTTTCCCATGACCTTAATTGGCGGTATTATTATTCAGTTAGTGATGAAACGTTTAGGTCTTGAGTGCCTAATCGAACGCAGACTTCAAGAAAGAATTGCTGGAGTAGCTCTTGATGTTGTGGTGATCACTGCTTTAGCTTCAATCAATTTAACTGTTTTGGGTGCTAATCTTGGTGTTTTCTTAATACTATCGATCGCAGGTATTGTTTGGAATGTTTTAGCTTTTATTTATCTTGCACCTCGAATTTTACCAGTTTATTGGTTTGAAAGAGGTATAGGTGATATGGGTCAATCGATGGGAGTTACAGCCACAGGAATTTTGTTAATTCGCATGGTTGATGCGGAAAATCGTACAGGGGCGTTTGAAAGCTTTGCCTACAAACAGCTTTTCTTTGAACCGATTGTTGGTGGTGGTTTATTTACTGCTGCTGCCCCCGCACTAATTCTTCAGTTTGGTTCGGGTTCGATTTTATTATTAACTACGGGATTGCTAATTTTTTGGCTCGTTTTTGGTTTAATTAATTGTCAAAGAACTAAAAAACAAATGGCTCGAGAAGCACAATCTAGTTATGCTGAAACATCTATAGTTAGGTAG
- the cutA gene encoding divalent-cation tolerance protein CutA, whose amino-acid sequence MTTNSIEYCVVLVTVATEAQAQEIAQVLLSKKLAACVNIFPVNSMYVWQSKLNQDYEWQLLIKTNVNQFDLLAQKIKAIHSYEVPEIIALPIINGLQSYLNWIDSNLS is encoded by the coding sequence ATGACAACTAATTCAATTGAATACTGTGTAGTTTTAGTTACTGTTGCTACTGAAGCACAAGCTCAAGAAATTGCCCAAGTTTTGTTGTCTAAAAAGTTAGCAGCTTGTGTTAATATTTTTCCTGTTAATTCTATGTACGTTTGGCAAAGCAAGCTTAATCAAGACTACGAGTGGCAATTATTGATTAAAACTAACGTCAATCAATTTGACCTTTTAGCACAAAAAATTAAAGCAATTCATTCTTACGAAGTCCCTGAAATAATCGCTTTACCTATTATTAATGGTTTACAATCTTATTTAAATTGGATTGATAGTAATCTTAGTTGA
- the trmD gene encoding tRNA (guanosine(37)-N1)-methyltransferase TrmD, whose protein sequence is MRFDIITLFPDFFVSPLNSGLIGKALAKEIATINLINPRDFTTDKHHKVDDEPYGGGVGMLLKPEPIFAAVESLEMLPRKEIIYMSPQGETLNQNLLQELASNYDQLILICGHYEGVDERVCQHLVTREISLGDFVLTCGEIPALTIINGVVRLLPGTVAKQASLKAESFETDLLDYPQYTRPAVFRGWEVPEVLRSGNHQAIAQWRKEQQIQRTRDRRFDLWSRWHQQQD, encoded by the coding sequence GTGCGGTTTGATATTATCACTTTATTCCCCGATTTTTTTGTTTCTCCGCTTAATTCTGGTTTAATTGGCAAGGCTTTAGCTAAAGAGATCGCAACAATCAATTTAATTAATCCCCGCGACTTCACTACGGATAAACATCATAAGGTTGATGATGAACCCTATGGTGGTGGGGTAGGAATGTTACTTAAACCAGAACCAATTTTTGCTGCGGTTGAATCTTTGGAGATGTTACCGAGAAAAGAAATTATTTATATGAGTCCCCAAGGAGAAACTCTTAATCAAAACTTACTACAAGAATTGGCTAGCAACTACGATCAATTGATCTTAATTTGTGGACATTATGAAGGGGTAGATGAACGAGTTTGTCAGCATTTAGTTACTAGAGAAATATCTTTAGGTGATTTTGTCCTTACTTGTGGTGAAATTCCTGCTTTAACGATTATTAACGGTGTAGTACGATTGTTACCAGGCACAGTAGCTAAACAAGCCTCTCTGAAAGCTGAGAGTTTTGAAACAGATTTACTCGATTATCCTCAATATACTAGACCAGCAGTTTTTCGGGGTTGGGAAGTTCCTGAAGTTTTACGTTCTGGCAATCATCAAGCAATTGCTCAATGGCGTAAAGAACAACAAATTCAACGAACACGCGATCGCCGTTTTGATCTCTGGAGTAGGTGGCATCAACAACAAGATTAA
- a CDS encoding pentapeptide repeat-containing protein, producing MKASHFLRLYEQGYRDFPGIDLSGQDLSGVMLISVDLTGANLKGVNLSKTFLTKSNLSQASLNWANLSCAKISEAQFNQTDLTKADLSGAFMVKSQLIQAQLSGANLSYTNLRAANLSNANLCGAKLQKINLREANLNGVNFNWANLYEGRLTGAKFDQTLFNEVNLSQTFLKEVDLSGINLEGINLSRAKLNGSNLAGANLTKANLEEARLLRVNLQGANLTGAKLSKANLAEANLAEANLTKADLSFANLQKAILTNTKLQEASISEAIFSTSVNCSASCYWETAS from the coding sequence ATGAAAGCCAGTCATTTTCTCAGACTCTACGAGCAAGGATATCGGGATTTTCCTGGAATTGATCTTAGTGGACAAGATTTAAGTGGAGTGATGCTGATATCTGTTGATTTAACAGGGGCAAATTTGAAGGGAGTTAATCTTAGTAAAACTTTTTTAACTAAGTCTAATCTTAGTCAAGCTAGTTTAAATTGGGCAAATTTAAGTTGCGCTAAAATTAGCGAGGCACAATTTAATCAAACAGATTTAACTAAAGCTGATTTAAGTGGAGCATTTATGGTTAAATCTCAATTAATTCAAGCTCAATTAAGCGGTGCTAATCTTTCTTATACGAATTTGAGGGCAGCTAATCTAAGTAATGCCAATCTCTGTGGAGCGAAACTGCAAAAAATTAACTTGAGGGAAGCAAATTTAAATGGAGTCAATTTTAACTGGGCAAATTTGTATGAAGGTAGATTAACTGGAGCTAAGTTCGATCAAACTTTATTTAATGAAGTTAATTTAAGCCAAACTTTTTTAAAAGAAGTAGATTTGAGTGGAATTAATTTGGAAGGAATTAATTTAAGTAGAGCTAAATTAAACGGTTCAAATTTAGCAGGAGCTAATTTAACTAAAGCTAATTTAGAAGAGGCTCGTTTATTGAGAGTTAATTTACAAGGAGCAAATTTGACTGGAGCAAAGCTATCTAAAGCTAATTTAGCTGAAGCCAACTTAGCCGAAGCTAATTTGACAAAAGCAGATTTAAGTTTTGCTAATCTTCAAAAAGCAATCTTGACGAATACTAAGCTTCAAGAGGCATCAATTTCCGAGGCAATTTTTTCAACTTCTGTGAATTGTTCTGCTTCGTGTTATTGGGAAACAGCGAGTTAA
- a CDS encoding phosphomannose isomerase type II C-terminal cupin domain, with amino-acid sequence MSEVANNDQTLSSASQLENESELTRTPPWGKVIVLEEGERYRINRIEVKPGHHISTQMHYHRSEHWIVVSGTAKVIFNGEEQLLMQKQSTYVPMNTPHRVENPGVIPLVMIEVQNGEYLGDDDIIRFAE; translated from the coding sequence ATGAGTGAAGTAGCTAACAATGATCAAACTTTATCTTCTGCATCTCAATTAGAAAATGAATCTGAATTAACTCGTACACCACCTTGGGGCAAAGTCATAGTTTTAGAAGAAGGAGAGCGTTATCGCATCAATCGGATTGAAGTAAAACCAGGACATCATATTAGTACTCAAATGCACTATCATCGTAGCGAACATTGGATTGTTGTGTCTGGGACAGCTAAGGTTATTTTTAATGGAGAAGAACAACTGTTGATGCAAAAACAATCTACTTATGTTCCGATGAATACTCCTCATCGGGTAGAAAACCCAGGAGTAATTCCTTTAGTGATGATTGAAGTTCAAAATGGAGAATATCTTGGCGATGATGACATTATTCGCTTTGCTGAATAA
- the ccsB gene encoding c-type cytochrome biogenesis protein CcsB yields the protein MDLVKFQNLLDNASFGILFVTMLIYWAGAAFPELPYLSTLGTTGMAIANLTMAALLGSRWLEAGYFPLSNLYESLFFLAWGVTAIHLIAENMSKSRLVGVATSPVAMGITAFAALSLPPEMQASAPLVPALKSNWLMMHVSVMMLSYATLMVGAVIAIAFLIVTRGQNVELKGSSVGTGSYRDRIKQLSLAKAQSSDDSSSVAANHGNVAVLNLPKTTTQPPLSPERLNLADTLDNISYRIIGLGFPLLTIGIIAGAVWANEAWGSYWSWDPKETWAFITWLVFAAYLHARITRGWQGKKPAMLAATGFVVVWICYLGVNLLGKGLHSYGWFF from the coding sequence ATGGATTTAGTTAAATTCCAAAATTTACTGGATAATGCTTCGTTTGGCATTTTATTTGTAACCATGTTGATTTATTGGGCAGGGGCTGCATTTCCTGAACTTCCTTACTTATCAACTCTGGGAACTACAGGTATGGCGATCGCAAATTTGACGATGGCTGCTTTGTTAGGTTCGCGATGGTTGGAAGCGGGTTATTTTCCCCTTAGTAATCTCTATGAATCACTCTTTTTCCTAGCTTGGGGTGTGACGGCGATTCATTTGATTGCCGAAAATATGAGTAAGTCCAGGTTGGTTGGAGTAGCGACTAGCCCTGTGGCAATGGGTATTACTGCTTTTGCAGCTTTATCTTTACCACCCGAAATGCAAGCCTCTGCGCCTTTAGTTCCTGCTTTAAAATCTAATTGGTTAATGATGCACGTCAGTGTGATGATGCTTAGTTACGCTACGTTGATGGTAGGTGCGGTAATTGCGATCGCGTTTTTGATTGTGACTCGCGGTCAAAATGTTGAATTAAAAGGTAGTTCGGTTGGCACTGGTAGTTATCGCGACAGAATTAAACAGTTATCTTTAGCCAAAGCTCAAAGCAGTGATGATTCTAGTTCCGTAGCAGCTAATCATGGCAATGTTGCAGTTTTAAATTTACCTAAAACAACTACTCAACCTCCTCTATCTCCTGAACGTCTTAATCTTGCTGATACTCTAGACAATATTAGTTACCGTATTATTGGTTTAGGATTTCCTTTACTAACAATTGGAATTATTGCTGGTGCAGTATGGGCAAATGAAGCTTGGGGTTCTTATTGGAGTTGGGATCCTAAAGAAACTTGGGCGTTTATTACATGGTTGGTATTTGCTGCCTATCTTCACGCTAGAATCACTCGCGGTTGGCAAGGAAAAAAACCTGCTATGTTAGCTGCAACAGGTTTTGTAGTGGTTTGGATTTGTTATTTAGGAGTTAATTTGTTAGGCAAAGGATTGCATTCCTATGGTTGGTTTTTCTAG
- a CDS encoding cyanophycinase — MQNRETQLQSSYTPALTKTAILVIGGAEDKVHGREILHTFFNRSGGSEAVIGIIPSASREPTIIGDRYVQIFEEMGTKYTKVLDVRDRDQGNDSVYLDYVEECTGIFLTGGDQLRLCGLLAETPLMDRIITRAQNHEITVGGTSAGAAVMGYHMIAGGSSGESPNRSLVDMAMGLGIIPEILVDQHFHNRNRLARLLSAIASHSELLGIGIDEDTCAMFESDRTIQVLGKGTVTIIDARSMSYTNQSQVKGSEPLSIHNLKLHVLCHGERYDLNSHQALPLK, encoded by the coding sequence ATGCAGAATCGAGAAACCCAACTTCAATCTAGTTATACTCCTGCTTTAACAAAAACCGCTATTTTGGTCATTGGCGGTGCTGAAGACAAAGTACATGGTAGAGAAATTTTACATACCTTTTTTAATCGCTCAGGAGGCTCAGAAGCGGTTATTGGTATTATTCCTTCAGCTTCTCGCGAACCTACTATTATAGGCGATCGCTATGTGCAGATTTTTGAAGAAATGGGTACAAAATACACCAAAGTCTTAGATGTACGCGACCGCGATCAAGGTAACGATTCTGTTTATCTCGACTATGTGGAAGAATGTACGGGAATTTTTTTAACAGGCGGAGATCAGTTGCGGTTGTGTGGACTGTTGGCAGAAACTCCGTTGATGGATCGCATTATTACTAGGGCGCAAAATCATGAAATTACCGTTGGCGGAACTAGTGCAGGGGCTGCGGTAATGGGTTATCACATGATTGCTGGCGGAAGTAGTGGGGAATCTCCTAATCGATCTTTGGTTGATATGGCAATGGGATTGGGTATTATTCCAGAAATTTTAGTCGATCAACATTTTCATAATCGCAATCGTTTAGCTCGTCTGCTTAGTGCCATTGCTTCTCACTCCGAACTGTTGGGTATAGGAATTGATGAAGATACCTGTGCGATGTTTGAGTCGGATCGAACTATTCAAGTGTTAGGCAAAGGTACAGTTACGATTATTGACGCGCGATCAATGTCTTATACTAATCAATCACAAGTAAAAGGTAGTGAACCTCTTAGTATTCACAATCTTAAATTACACGTCCTTTGTCACGGAGAACGCTACGATCTCAATAGCCATCAAGCATTACCTCTCAAATAA
- a CDS encoding DUF4359 domain-containing protein — protein sequence MNILKLIFGTTLIGISVIMVATNPDHDSYQEFAADTLNIYLKEQICTQVSQQLGNFLQSHCLLLVDTTRPHLSKIVAQNTQRYNFILFSIYQTDLSVSSTLPEYHVSTIGILENFYIYQAEQI from the coding sequence ATGAATATCCTCAAGCTTATTTTTGGTACTACTTTAATTGGAATAAGCGTGATCATGGTAGCTACTAATCCCGATCATGATAGCTATCAAGAATTCGCTGCCGATACTCTTAATATTTATCTTAAAGAGCAAATTTGCACTCAAGTTTCTCAACAATTAGGCAATTTTTTACAAAGCCATTGTCTTTTGTTGGTTGATACAACTCGTCCTCATTTATCCAAAATTGTCGCTCAAAATACTCAAAGATACAATTTTATTTTGTTTAGTATTTATCAAACTGACTTATCAGTTTCTTCAACCTTGCCAGAGTATCACGTTAGTACTATTGGCATTTTAGAAAATTTTTATATTTATCAAGCAGAACAGATTTAA
- a CDS encoding ABC transporter ATP-binding protein — MAVSSPPLVKPRENDWRLFLKLIPYTRNNRGILVISMILLVPLAIAGAVQPLIIGQAISLLREEETWSFLNNVSLDQGINILAGLLLLTVIIRLIFSSIQGYLVQKIGQEITAAVREDLFTHVTALAASFFDRTPVGKLVTRIASDVEALGDVFASGAIGVISDFISIVAIVVTVYIVDWRLASMLVLMLIPVTALIIYFQRQYRKANYRAREELSQLNSMLQENIVGINIVQLFRRERYNAEMFRAINDRYRKEVDRTIFNDSAISATLEWISLVAIAGVLWLGGIFVLRENITFGTLSAFILYAQRLFNPIRQFADKFTMFQAGFTAIERISELMNEPIAIRDSQTALSINNQLDVKGINKKNNRGEIRFENVWFGYKPDEYVLKNLDFTIKPGEKVALVGPTGAGKSSIIRLLCRLYEPSQGRILIDGIDIKDITQAELRRYVGVILQESFLFAGDIKRNITLGENYSLAEVQQAAKLTNIDSFIEQLPQGYNTQLRERGTNLSGGQKQLLAFARVAIRNPHVLVLDEATASLDVKTEALIQEALEELLKDRTAIIIAHRLSTIRNVDKILVLKRGELIESGNHEELLEQEGLYASLYKLQMLES; from the coding sequence ATGGCCGTTTCCTCTCCTCCTTTAGTCAAACCTCGCGAAAACGACTGGCGACTGTTCCTCAAACTGATTCCTTACACCCGTAATAATCGTGGTATTTTAGTAATTTCGATGATTTTGCTCGTTCCTCTAGCGATCGCGGGAGCAGTTCAACCTCTGATTATCGGACAAGCAATTTCTTTACTAAGAGAGGAAGAAACTTGGTCTTTTCTGAATAATGTGTCTTTAGACCAAGGAATTAATATTTTAGCTGGTTTATTGTTATTAACGGTCATTATACGTCTGATTTTCTCTTCAATTCAGGGTTATTTAGTCCAAAAAATCGGACAAGAAATCACCGCAGCAGTAAGAGAAGACTTATTTACTCATGTTACCGCTCTAGCTGCCAGCTTTTTCGACCGTACTCCCGTTGGAAAATTGGTAACTCGGATCGCTAGTGATGTAGAAGCTTTAGGAGATGTCTTTGCTAGTGGTGCGATCGGTGTAATTAGTGATTTTATCTCAATTGTTGCCATTGTCGTGACTGTTTATATAGTTGACTGGCGATTAGCATCGATGTTGGTATTGATGTTGATTCCAGTGACTGCTTTAATTATTTATTTTCAAAGACAATATCGCAAAGCTAACTATCGCGCCAGAGAAGAATTATCTCAACTCAATTCAATGTTACAAGAAAACATTGTCGGGATAAACATCGTGCAATTGTTTAGAAGAGAAAGATACAATGCAGAGATGTTTAGGGCAATTAATGATCGCTATCGTAAAGAAGTAGACCGAACTATTTTCAATGATTCTGCTATTTCTGCAACTCTAGAATGGATTTCCTTAGTCGCGATCGCGGGTGTGCTTTGGTTGGGTGGTATTTTTGTTCTGAGAGAAAATATTACCTTTGGAACTTTATCTGCTTTTATTCTTTACGCTCAAAGATTATTTAATCCGATTCGTCAATTTGCTGATAAATTTACCATGTTTCAAGCAGGTTTTACGGCAATTGAAAGAATTAGTGAATTAATGAATGAACCTATTGCCATCAGAGATTCTCAAACAGCTTTATCAATTAATAATCAGTTAGATGTTAAAGGAATAAACAAAAAAAATAATCGAGGCGAAATTCGTTTTGAAAATGTTTGGTTTGGTTATAAACCAGATGAATATGTCCTTAAAAATTTAGACTTTACAATTAAACCAGGAGAAAAAGTTGCTCTAGTTGGCCCTACAGGAGCAGGAAAAAGTTCTATTATTAGACTATTATGTCGTCTTTATGAACCTAGTCAAGGCAGAATTTTAATAGATGGAATTGATATCAAAGATATTACTCAAGCAGAATTACGTCGTTATGTAGGAGTGATTTTACAAGAAAGTTTTCTCTTTGCTGGAGATATTAAACGCAACATTACATTAGGTGAAAATTATTCTTTAGCTGAAGTACAACAAGCAGCTAAACTAACTAATATTGATAGCTTTATTGAACAATTACCACAAGGATACAATACCCAATTAAGAGAAAGAGGAACAAATCTTTCTGGAGGACAAAAACAATTACTGGCTTTTGCTCGTGTTGCGATCCGCAATCCTCACGTTTTAGTATTAGATGAAGCTACTGCTAGTTTAGATGTCAAAACTGAAGCTTTAATTCAAGAAGCGTTAGAAGAATTACTAAAAGATAGAACGGCAATTATTATTGCTCACCGACTTTCTACTATTCGTAATGTCGATAAAATCTTAGTTCTCAAACGAGGAGAATTGATTGAATCTGGAAATCATGAAGAGTTATTAGAACAAGAAGGTTTATATGCCAGTTTATACAAACTACAGATGCTAGAAAGTTGA
- the tilS gene encoding tRNA lysidine(34) synthetase TilS, with amino-acid sequence MKNHSSWTLVHARLHQTLKGRKLLPKKAKILLALSGGQDSLCLSKLLLDLQPKWQWQIAIAHCDHRWSSDTGIAQHVQQIVQTWNVPFYLQIAQSLPETEAAARTWRYQALTEIAETEGLQYVVTGHTKSDRAETFLYNLVRGAGADGLSALTWQRPLTSTITLVRPILNFTRRETFDFCQQFQLPIWFDAANHNTKYARNRIRADLIPYLQTNFNSQVENCLAQTAELLRADVEYLEDTAREWFNQAISPTDNQLNRIILQNLPLALQRRVIRQFLTSLLGKAANFEQIEAVCDLISAPNRSRTSTLPGNIVVEVIEDWLVLQKIN; translated from the coding sequence ATGAAGAATCACTCTAGTTGGACTTTGGTTCATGCTAGGCTGCATCAAACTTTAAAAGGGCGCAAATTATTACCAAAAAAAGCCAAAATTTTGCTTGCTTTATCGGGTGGACAAGATTCTCTTTGTTTAAGTAAGCTTCTACTAGATTTACAACCAAAATGGCAGTGGCAAATTGCGATCGCTCATTGCGATCATCGTTGGTCATCTGATACTGGTATAGCCCAACACGTTCAACAGATCGTTCAAACTTGGAATGTGCCTTTTTATCTGCAAATCGCTCAATCTCTGCCAGAAACAGAAGCAGCAGCTAGAACTTGGCGTTATCAAGCATTGACAGAAATTGCTGAAACTGAAGGATTACAATATGTAGTCACAGGTCATACCAAAAGCGATCGCGCTGAGACTTTCCTTTACAATTTGGTTAGAGGTGCAGGTGCAGATGGTTTAAGTGCTTTGACTTGGCAACGTCCTTTAACTTCGACAATTACTTTAGTACGTCCGATTTTAAATTTTACTCGTCGAGAAACTTTTGATTTTTGCCAACAATTTCAGTTACCAATTTGGTTTGATGCAGCTAATCATAATACCAAATATGCTCGTAATCGCATTCGTGCCGATTTAATTCCTTACTTACAAACAAATTTTAATTCACAAGTAGAAAATTGTTTGGCACAAACAGCAGAATTATTACGTGCCGATGTAGAGTATTTGGAAGATACGGCAAGAGAATGGTTTAATCAGGCGATTTCCCCCACAGATAACCAACTTAATCGTATAATCCTTCAAAATCTACCCCTAGCTTTGCAACGCCGAGTTATTCGACAATTTCTTACCTCATTATTGGGTAAAGCTGCTAATTTTGAACAAATTGAAGCTGTTTGCGATTTAATCTCTGCACCAAATCGCAGTCGAACTTCCACTTTACCAGGAAATATAGTTGTAGAAGTAATAGAAGATTGGCTAGTCTTACAAAAAATTAATTAA